A stretch of Leisingera sp. S132 DNA encodes these proteins:
- a CDS encoding tripartite tricarboxylate transporter substrate-binding protein yields the protein MKLKLAAAAAVLSATAAMAEYPEKPVSFVVPWPPGDLEDVLTRMIADKFQEMYGVPAAVVNKPGGGGGPFPGAVEVASAPADGYTVGSFVIGVPVVGPEIGIPELAPNPFDPVGIFLTYPFVVATLAEKPYDTWEELSAYGAENDVSLGHYGTFLAPTKVTFAAAIKSGFDFTSEAAYDLLDCNVLASGDVDVVNGTLQTLLPCMDNIKILASIGSERTALTPDVPTMAEVVPGLELSLWNGLFVHKDTPEDARGKIAAAAQATLETEAAQNLMKETGVLLYWKDAESSSQQIEKDITDLAEINALVGD from the coding sequence ATGAAACTCAAACTTGCAGCTGCCGCCGCCGTGCTCAGCGCCACTGCCGCGATGGCGGAATACCCGGAGAAGCCGGTCTCCTTCGTGGTGCCCTGGCCGCCGGGAGACCTCGAGGATGTGCTGACCCGAATGATCGCCGACAAGTTCCAGGAGATGTACGGCGTCCCGGCAGCGGTGGTGAACAAGCCAGGCGGCGGCGGCGGACCGTTCCCCGGCGCCGTTGAAGTGGCCAGCGCACCAGCAGATGGCTACACCGTTGGGTCTTTCGTGATCGGGGTGCCGGTGGTTGGCCCCGAAATCGGCATCCCGGAACTGGCCCCCAATCCATTTGATCCAGTCGGCATCTTCCTGACCTATCCGTTTGTGGTCGCAACCCTGGCGGAAAAACCCTATGACACTTGGGAAGAGCTTTCGGCCTATGGCGCGGAAAATGACGTGTCGCTGGGTCACTACGGCACCTTCCTGGCCCCCACCAAGGTGACCTTTGCCGCCGCCATCAAATCCGGCTTCGATTTCACCAGCGAAGCCGCTTACGATTTGCTTGACTGCAATGTGCTGGCCTCGGGCGACGTGGACGTTGTCAACGGCACCTTGCAAACCCTTCTGCCCTGCATGGACAACATCAAGATCCTGGCCAGCATCGGCTCCGAGCGCACCGCGCTCACCCCGGATGTGCCGACCATGGCCGAGGTGGTTCCGGGCTTGGAACTGTCGCTGTGGAACGGGTTGTTTGTGCACAAGGACACCCCGGAAGATGCACGCGGCAAGATCGCCGCCGCCGCCCAGGCCACGCTGGAAACCGAGGCGGCGCAAAACCTGATGAAGGAAACCGGCGTGCTGCTCTATTGGAAGGATGCAGAGAGTTCTTCCCAGCAGATCGAGAAAGACATCACTGATCTGGCCGAAATCAACGCGCTGGTGGGCGACTAA